A genomic region of Methanosarcina thermophila TM-1 contains the following coding sequences:
- a CDS encoding FxsA family protein: MFFKLLSIFLIIPIIELYLLIKIGGVIGALNTVLIILITASLGAYLAKSQGFRVLREIQETMSRGYMPGNELLHGFFVLVGSFALLTPGFLSDIIGLTMLIPRMREIYVEFTKGIIRKKIQSGQWQMRMYTNFR, encoded by the coding sequence ATGTTTTTTAAACTTTTGTCTATTTTCCTGATTATCCCAATTATTGAGCTTTACTTACTCATCAAAATAGGGGGAGTCATCGGGGCATTAAATACCGTGCTCATTATTTTAATAACTGCAAGCCTGGGCGCTTATCTGGCAAAATCCCAGGGTTTCCGCGTGCTCCGCGAGATCCAGGAAACAATGAGCAGAGGTTACATGCCAGGAAATGAACTTCTTCATGGTTTCTTCGTACTGGTTGGCAGCTTTGCCCTTCTAACTCCGGGTTTTCTGTCCGATATAATAGGGCTCACCATGCTCATACCCCGGATGAGGGAAATTTATGTGGAATTCACAAAAGGGATTATAAGAAAAAAGATACAGAGTGGTCAGTGGCAGATGAGAATGTATACTAATTTTCGATAA
- a CDS encoding tetratricopeptide repeat protein produces MDFDAIDDFVYNVVGIIGSYQKNLCSAVNFALELAERKSISPTILLDLSSACKQQKMVMEEYVFAKACFTRASGKLREDACFALGTAAHVLGFFPEAEASYLEALKESPENGDVRCAYAELLLELGKTEDAEKEYETVLKASPQHVKANAGYAHLLTECGYVREAEEYYLRALTVDPDYVPARGGYANLLFELGRLRDAEKEYRRAIVLDPEDPSLHHNYGVLLSFLGRSSEAEVEYRKALSLNPRHRRTLFNYGNLLAREGRVSEAEAHYMEALALDQNDAKVHSNYANLLARFGRRYEAEMEYKKALSLDPESAEGHYSYGNLLSEIGRLSEAEDEYKKALALNPYYPPLHYNYGLLMRKMGRFDEAKKEYMKAMQLDPDIGSKMTETWIILD; encoded by the coding sequence ATGGACTTCGATGCAATTGATGACTTTGTATATAATGTTGTTGGAATAATTGGATCCTACCAGAAAAATCTGTGCTCTGCAGTTAATTTTGCCCTGGAACTTGCGGAAAGAAAATCCATTTCCCCCACAATCTTGCTTGATCTTTCCAGTGCCTGCAAGCAGCAGAAAATGGTCATGGAAGAATATGTTTTCGCAAAAGCATGCTTTACTCGAGCCTCTGGAAAACTCCGTGAGGATGCCTGCTTTGCACTTGGCACTGCGGCTCATGTTCTGGGCTTTTTCCCTGAGGCGGAGGCAAGTTATCTGGAGGCTCTGAAAGAAAGTCCAGAGAACGGAGATGTAAGGTGTGCCTACGCTGAACTTCTTTTGGAACTCGGAAAGACTGAGGATGCCGAGAAGGAATATGAAACCGTACTTAAAGCTTCACCACAGCATGTAAAGGCGAATGCAGGATACGCACATCTCCTGACCGAGTGCGGGTATGTAAGGGAAGCTGAAGAGTACTATTTAAGGGCGCTTACGGTTGACCCTGACTATGTCCCTGCGCGAGGCGGGTACGCAAACCTGCTTTTCGAGCTGGGAAGACTGAGGGATGCGGAAAAGGAGTACAGGCGTGCAATAGTACTGGACCCTGAAGATCCAAGCCTCCACCACAACTATGGAGTCCTGCTCTCTTTCCTGGGGCGCTCTTCAGAAGCCGAAGTCGAGTACAGAAAGGCTCTCTCTCTCAACCCCAGGCACAGGCGAACTCTTTTTAATTATGGGAACCTCCTCGCAAGAGAAGGCAGAGTCTCAGAAGCTGAGGCTCACTACATGGAAGCTCTCGCCCTTGATCAAAACGATGCAAAAGTCCATTCCAATTATGCAAATCTCCTTGCCCGTTTTGGGAGGCGGTACGAAGCTGAAATGGAATACAAGAAAGCGCTCAGTCTGGATCCTGAGAGTGCAGAAGGACATTACAGCTACGGAAACCTTCTTTCAGAAATTGGACGCTTATCCGAAGCCGAGGACGAATATAAGAAGGCACTTGCCCTAAATCCGTATTATCCTCCCCTTCACTACAACTACGGCCTTCTTATGAGAAAAATGGGTCGCTTTGACGAAGCCAAAAAGGAATATATGAAGGCTATGCAGCTAGATCCAGATATAGGAAGCAAGATGACAGAGACCTGGATAATTCTAGACTGA